The Spodoptera frugiperda isolate SF20-4 chromosome 2, AGI-APGP_CSIRO_Sfru_2.0, whole genome shotgun sequence genome has a window encoding:
- the LOC118269303 gene encoding calpain-7-like, whose product MSDFANATEAASLAVRFDQTGQTDKAVECYRTAARLLDRIRDRFPPERQEDVRNKVQEYLERATVLLEQQDRAQQAECERAMQQCYFLMQQALDADEANLKDNALKLYTQAVELAVSVKSSDPEVQTKIKNLAGQALDRAEELKGIKRIGSLSISEPRKPVVSPVRPVLQRDQSVHLKVTGKQATYSEEEKEVLRTTSNINNNCFLPFMDVDLSERFQYAIPFEDRASELKLSSKQEREFDSWVRPHEICADPKMVVGDHVDCFSIKQTIVSDCSFVASLAVSALYEKRFNKKIITSIIYPKNKSKSPIYNPFGKYMVKLHLNGVRRKVIIDDRLPYSRHGRLLCSYSSNKNEFWVSLLEKAYMKVMGGYDFPGSNSNIDLHALTGWIPERAAIRNGEADFNADALYEKIRTRLEKGDVLVTVATGPLSDAEAERTGLVATHAYAVLDVRLANGVKLLKLKNPWSHLRWRGNYSELDLAHWTPSLRGQLNYDPDSAAQYDNGVFWIDYASILNFFDVFYLNWNPEMFQYTYCIHQKWDAGTGPAKDAYNIGENPQFSLHVQGKGAVWLLLTRHITQIDDFRDNKEYITLLVYKNGRRVYYPYDPEPYKDGIRINSPHYLCELLIGEGSADRYTLVVSQYEKSKTIFYTLRAYATCPFTLSKLEPYPYKKTLKGEWTSRTAGGCENHRATYPNNPKFIITVPDSRTPCHIVVELKGPKQYQMGVDARVESLDDPTVTAPFLKESSGPYRAGFVVLELRSLPAGRYILTPSTFYPGQEGPFFLELRSTCPITCEGRN is encoded by the exons ATGAGTGATTTTGCTAATGCGACGGAGGCTGCATCTCTAGCCGTCCGATTTGACCAGACGGGACAGACGGATAAAGCTGTGGAATGCTATCGGACGGCGGCTAGACTATTGGATAGGATTCGTGATCGTTTCCCTCCAGAAAGACAAGAAGATGTAAGGAATAAAGTGCAGGAGTATCTAGAACGGGCTACCGTATTGCTGGAACAACAAG ACAGAGCGCAGCAAGCAGAATGTGAGCGAGCCATGCAACAATGTTACTTCCTCATGCAGCAAGCTCTAGATGCGGATGAAGCTAATCTGAAAGATAATGCACTAAAATTGTACACACAGGCTGTAGAATTAGCCGTTTCTGTT aaatcaAGTGATCCAGAAGTACAGACAAAGATCAAAAACTTAGCTGGACAAGCACTTGACAGGGCTGAGGAGTTGAAAGGTATAAAGCGGATTGGATCTCTTTCTATAAGTGAACCACGAAAGCCAG TTGTATCTCCAGTTAGACCTGTACTACAAAGAGACCAAAGCGTACACTTAAAAGTAACCGGAAAGCAAGCCACATACTcggaagaagaaaaagaagtttTGCGTACAACTTCTAACATAAACAACAACTGTTTCCTTCCATTTATGGATGTGGACTTGTCAGAGAGATTTCAATATGCTATTCCGTTTGAGGATAGAGCAAGTGAATTGAAGTTATCTTCGAAGCAAGAGAGGGAGTTTGATAGTTGGGTGAGACCGCACGAAATATGCGCTGATCCAAAGATGGTTGTTGGAGATCATGTTGACTGTTTTAGTATTAAGCAGACT ATAGTATCAGACTGCTCATTCGTGGCCTCTCTAGCGGTGAGTGCATTGTATGAAAAGAGATTTAACAAGAAGATCATAACGTCTATTATTTATCCCAAGAACAAGAGCAAGTCGCCCATCTACAATCCCTTtggaaaatatatggtcaagtTACATTTGAATGGTGTTCGGAGAAAG gtGATTATAGACGACAGATTACCGTACAGTAGACATGGGCGGCTGTTGTGCTCGTATTCAAGCAATAAGAACGAATTCTGGGTCTCTCTGTTGGAGAAAGCGTATATGAAAGTAATGGGCGGGTATGACTTTCCTGGCTCGAATAGT AACATAGATCTCCACGCGTTAACAGGCTGGATACCAGAGCGCGCAGCTATAAGGAATGGCGAGGCGGACTTCAACGCGGACGCCCTCTATGAGAAGATTCGGACGCGGCTCGAGAAAGGAGATGTCCTGGTCACCGTCGCTACTGGACCCCTGTCTGATGCTGAGGCGGAGAGAACCGGACTTGTGGCTACTCATGCTTATGCTGTTCTCGATGTTAGGTTAGCTAAT GGTGTAAAACTCCTAAAACTAAAGAACCCATGGTCTCACCTCCGTTGGCGGGGTAATTACTCAGAGTTGGACCTTGCGCACTGGACGCCATCTCTCCGTGGACAACTGAACTACGATCCCGATAGTGCGGCGCAGTACGACAACGGCGTGTTTTGGATCGATTACGCCAGTATACTGAACTTCTTTGATGTTTTCTACCTCAATTGGAACCCTGAAATGTTCCAGTACACTTATTGTATACATCA AAAATGGGACGCCGGCACGGGTCCAGCGAAGGACGCCTACAATATCGGCGAGAACCCGCAATTCTCTCTCCACGTGCAAGGGAAGGGCGCCGTCTGGTTACTGCTCACCCGACACATCACGCAGATTGATGACTTCAGGGACAATAAGGAGTATATCACACTGCTGGTGTATAAGAATGGGAGGCGGGTTTATTATCCTT ACGATCCTGAACCTTATAAAGACGGTATAAGGATCAACAGTCCCCACTACCTGTGCGAACTGCTTATAGGCGAAGGCAGTGCGGACAGATATACCCTAGTAGTGTCCCAGTACGAGAAGAGTAAAACTATATTCTATACTCTACGTGCGTACGCGACCTGTCCGTTCACATTGAGCAAATTGGAGCCGTATCCGTATAAAAAGACt CTCAAAGGCGAATGGACATCTCGTACGGCGGGCGGTTGCGAGAACCACCGCGCGACATACCCAAACAACCCAAAGTTCATTATCACAGTCCCCGACTCCAGGACTCCTTGTCATATAGTCGTGGAACTTAAAGGACCGAAGCAGTACCAAATGGGAGTCGACGCAAGAGTCGAGTCTTTGGACGATCCTACAGTCACTGCGCCGTTCTTAAAGGAGTCTTCTGGACCTTATAG GGCTGGTTTCGTAGTCTTAGAGCTGCGCAGTCTACCGGCAGGCCGCTACATTCTGACTCCGTCCACATTCTACCCAGGACAAGAGGGGCCATTCTTCCTAGAACTACGGTCTACCTGTCCAATCACATGCGAGGGACGTAACTAG
- the LOC118269224 gene encoding peroxisomal membrane protein PEX14 isoform X1, with translation MASESVASVGAEIRENLVTTAVQFLTNPSVQRCTLESKERFLRSKGLTDLEIQKALGKCAEMMDLPSLTSELMFVHQSRRSWFRDNVLPIMIYGGFMYGCYWFYKNYIRHILFVEQPKRKTTEECIDELRKSVDILNSNFMALRTEMQANVHQSAMRSQVDSIKAELTSVKSIMLNRNQFPALKTRTDPPSIPDWQRQSEEATSTEVPQEEKKKKNRSRSQRSESGGSNSSEGEQATKNSDSSLEIIT, from the exons ATGGCTTCGGAGTCGGTGGCGAGTGTGGGTGCGGAGATTCGAGAAAATTtg GTAACAACAGCAGTACAATTCCTAACAAACCCGAGTGTACAACGATGCACGCTAGAAAGCAAAGAACGCTTCCTGCGCAGCAAAGGCCTGACTGACCTTGAAATACAAAAAGCTTTAGGGAAATGTGCAGAAATGATGGACCTTCCGTCCTTGACGTCAGAGCTCATGTTCGTACATCAGTCGCGGCGGTCGTGGTTCAGAGACAATGTGCTCCCGATTATGATTTATGGAGGCTTCATGTATGGATGCTACTGGTTTTATAAA AACTACATAAGACATATTCTTTTCGTGGAACAACCAAAGCGCAAGACGACAGAGGAATGCATCGATGAGCTGCGCAAGAGTGTCGATATTCTCAACTCTAACTTTATGGCACTGCGCACTGAAATGCAAGCGAATGTCCACCAGAGTGCGATGCGGTCTCAAGTCGACAGCATCAAGGCGGAACTAACGTCTGTCAAGTCTATTATGTTAAATAG AAATCAATTTCCCGCTCTCAAGACGCGCACAGATCCCCCCTCAATCCCCGACTGGCAGCGACAGTCAGAAGAAGCGACCTCGACCGAAGTACCTCAGgaagagaagaagaaaaagaacagAAGTCGCAGCCAGCGGTCGGAGTCCGGGGGATCCAACTCTAGCGAGGGAGAGCAGGCCACCAAGAATAGTGACAGCAGTTTGGAAATCAT CACATGA
- the LOC118269224 gene encoding peroxisomal membrane protein PEX14 isoform X2 — protein MASESVASVGAEIRENLVTTAVQFLTNPSVQRCTLESKERFLRSKGLTDLEIQKALGKCAEMMDLPSLTSELMFVHQSRRSWFRDNVLPIMIYGGFMYGCYWFYKNYIRHILFVEQPKRKTTEECIDELRKSVDILNSNFMALRTEMQANVHQSAMRSQVDSIKAELTSVKSIMLNRNQFPALKTRTDPPSIPDWQRQSEEATSTEVPQEEKKKKNRSRSQRSESGGSNSSEGEQATKNSDSSLEIM, from the exons ATGGCTTCGGAGTCGGTGGCGAGTGTGGGTGCGGAGATTCGAGAAAATTtg GTAACAACAGCAGTACAATTCCTAACAAACCCGAGTGTACAACGATGCACGCTAGAAAGCAAAGAACGCTTCCTGCGCAGCAAAGGCCTGACTGACCTTGAAATACAAAAAGCTTTAGGGAAATGTGCAGAAATGATGGACCTTCCGTCCTTGACGTCAGAGCTCATGTTCGTACATCAGTCGCGGCGGTCGTGGTTCAGAGACAATGTGCTCCCGATTATGATTTATGGAGGCTTCATGTATGGATGCTACTGGTTTTATAAA AACTACATAAGACATATTCTTTTCGTGGAACAACCAAAGCGCAAGACGACAGAGGAATGCATCGATGAGCTGCGCAAGAGTGTCGATATTCTCAACTCTAACTTTATGGCACTGCGCACTGAAATGCAAGCGAATGTCCACCAGAGTGCGATGCGGTCTCAAGTCGACAGCATCAAGGCGGAACTAACGTCTGTCAAGTCTATTATGTTAAATAG AAATCAATTTCCCGCTCTCAAGACGCGCACAGATCCCCCCTCAATCCCCGACTGGCAGCGACAGTCAGAAGAAGCGACCTCGACCGAAGTACCTCAGgaagagaagaagaaaaagaacagAAGTCGCAGCCAGCGGTCGGAGTCCGGGGGATCCAACTCTAGCGAGGGAGAGCAGGCCACCAAGAATAGTGACAGCAGTTTGGAAATCATGTAA